The DNA region GCGCCATAGATCTCCATGACGCGGTCTTCGATGATTCTGGCACCTGGCGGATACACCCCGAAAATAACGTCATTCTCGAGTTCCTGTGTCAGCGGGTCAGACATACTGGAGGCTCCGTTTCTTTCAATAAAACCAGTTTAACAGGTTAGAAAAAACTGTCCATTCTGGATTATTAATAATTTTATTGACGAAACTGATAGCCTGCGTTTACGTTGATCGGAGTTTAGGGAGGAAACCATGAAATTATTTACCAGTGCGATTGCGATCGCAGCATCACTCTACGGCGCACAGGCCTTTGCGTGGGAGGCCACTGAAGGTCGACCCTTTGAAGGGCAGACCGTGAATGTCCTTGCAGTTAAGTCCAGCCAGTTTGAGGCCCACGAGGCGCGACTGGCCGAATTCGAAGAGGCGACCGGCATCGACGTCGTCTACGATTACGTGCCGTTCCCAAACATGAAAGAGGCCCTGACGACCGAAATGGTTGCAGGTGGCGACTATGATGTTGTGTCTGTGATGGATCAGTGGGTTCATTCGCTTCAGATGCTCATGCAGCCGATTGGGCCGGGCATTGAGGCTCAGGGCACCGACCTGAACGATTTCCCAGCCGCACACTTGCGTCATGGCATGCTGAATGGCGAATTGATCGGCCTGCCGGTGCGTGGTCACGTTCAACTGATGTTTTACCGCACGGATATTCTGGAAGAAGCCGGCGTGACGCCCCCACAGACATGGGAAGAAATGGTCACAGCTGCCAAAGCCATTCAGGAAAACACCGACGCCGCTGGCGTGGCGCTGCCCTATGGCAAGCTCAATGGTCAGAACCTGATGGTTTGGATGAACCTGCTTTGGGGCAATGGTGGCGATCTGTTTGATGCTGATGGCAAGGCGAACTTTAATTCGGACGCAGGTGTCGCTGCGACTGAAACATACATCAGCTATCTGACCGAGGAAGAAATCGTGCCTGCGGGTTCCGCAGTGTTTGTCGAACAAGACGCCGTCACCAGCTTTAAGCAGGGCAACTCGGCGATGCTTCCTGTCTGGTGGTGGGTGCGCTCACAGCTGAGTGATCCTGAGCAATCCACACTGACGGCTGACCAAATTGGGTTCACGGCCCTGCCAGCGGTCGCTGGTGCAGATCGCACATCCTTCACCAACACGTGGATCTTCGGTGTGACGGCCGAGTCTGACAACAAGGACGCGGCCACTGAATTTCTTGGTTGGCTGACCGATCCTGCACTTGAGCGTGATGTGCTGATGGACCCAGACTTGTCCGAGGTTGTCGCCGTTCACATGTCCAACCTGACCGACGCGGAAGTCAATGAGCGCTGGGGCGGCATGCACCAGGCGGCTGCCGATGCTTTGGCGACGGCTGACGGTGTGGAATTCGGCGACAACTGGCCGCGCATCGTTCTGATCCTTGAGACAGCGATCTCGAGCCTTGCTTCTGGCGAAGCAACGGACGTGCAGGCCGTCTTGAACACTGCCGCCGAGGATATCGCGGCGATCCGATAGCTCCCTATGGCTGGGCGGCAACTGTCGCCCGGTCCCTTTCATTTCCCCAAACGTGATGAGGTTTCCCCGTGAAAGATCGGCTGCTTCCATATTGGTTATTGATCCCGGCCTTCATAATTGTGCTGGCGACTACTATCTACCCGCTCGCCTATTCGTTCATCACGTCTTTTCGCGCGTGGGACCTCACTAAAAGCCGCCGACCTGAGGGTTTCGTCGGCCTCGACAACTACATTTACGCCACAAGCGAAAGCCAGTTCCTGAACTCGCTCTGGGTGACCTTCATTTTCGTCATCACCAGCGTGATACTGACGGTGATTTTGGCCATGGCGCTGGCGCTGTTGCTGCGCCGCAAGGGGCCGATGCACACCTTCACACGTATTATCCTGATTTTGCCCTTCGCCATGAGTCCCGCCCTGATCGGCGTCAGCTATCGTTTTATGTTCAACCCCGAATTCGGAGTGATCGCCAATGGGTTGGGCGCGGTTTTTCCTGCCTTGCAGGGGGTGCCGTGGCTGGCTGATCCGCAACTGGCCATGGGGGTTTTGGTGCTGACAGATGTCTGGCACTGGACCCCTTACATGACCTTCATGTGTCTCGGTGGGCTTGCGTCCATCCCGCGCGAAACCGAAGAAGCAGCCCGCATTGATGGGGCCTCTAACCTGCGCATCATCTTTGGTATCATTCTGCCGCAGATGCGCGGTGTGATCCTTGTGATGGCCGTTTTGAAAACGATTTTTGCGCTGAAGATGTTTGATCAGGTCGTGACCCTAACGGGTGGTGGCCCCGGCACCTCAACAGAAACGCTCGCTTATTTCATCTTCAACGTTGGTTTCCGCTGGTTCGACATGGGCTATGCATCGGCATTGGCCTGGATCCTAACCGCGATCATGATGTTTATCTCAATCTGGTATGTTCGCATGCTGCTGAGCGAAAGAAAGATGGCAACCGCATGAAACGCACTCTCGCTTATGTGGGCGAACGCGCCCTCCTTGTCCTTATTTCCATCGTGGTACTATTCCCGATTGCATGGATGTTCCTGACGGCCTTCAAACAGCCCCGCGACGCTTATTCACTGTCGCTGGTTTTTGAGCCCACGTTGCAGAACTTTGTGACCGTGTTTTCGGCCCCGTGGAACCTGGGGTCGATGGTGATGAACTCTGTCATTGTTGCGACGGTGACGGTTGCCATCGCGGTGCCATGTGCGGCGCTGGCGGCCTATTCATTCTCACGGTTTCGGGTGAAAGGACGCAAGTTCCTGTTCTTCCTGATCCTGTCGACGCAGTTCATTCCAGCCGTTGTCATCGTGCTGCCGTTCTTCTTGATGTTCCGGCAATTGAATATGCTGGATACGCGGCTTGCGTTGATCATTGTGAATCTCGCTATCGTCACGCCCTTCGTGATCTGGATGATCAAAGGCTTCATCGACGCAATCCCAACCGACAGCGAAGAAGCCGCGATGATTGATGGCGCTTCGCGCTTGCGGGTCATCAAAGACATCGTTTTGCCAATGGCTGCGCCGGGGATCATGACCTCTTCGATCTTCTGCTTCATCCTGACGTGGAACGAATTTCTGTTCGCCCTAATCCTGTCACGCCGTGATGCGGTCACCTTGCCCGTGGGGCTTGTCAGTTTCCGCACCGAACGCGGTGATCTGTGGGAATTAATGAGCGCCGCTGGCGTCATGATCACCGTGCCAATCTTCATCATGGCCCTGTTCATTCAAAAACACTTTACGCGCGGCATGACGGCCGGCGCGGTCAAATAGAAGGAAACCGATTATGGCCGAAGTCCGTCTTGTCGACATCGAAAAGAAATACGGCGCATTCCTTGCCGTCCCGAAACAAAGCTTGACCATCCATGATGGTGAATTCCTTGTGCTGCTGGGCCCGTCGGGCTGTGGCAAAACCACGACCATGCGCATGATTGCCGGGCTTGAGGACATTACCTCAGGCGACATCATGATCAAGGGTGAGCGGATCAACGACAAACCGCCCAAAGACCGTGACATCGCGATGGTGTTCCAAAACTATGGTTTGTACCCGCATATGACCGTGAAGCAGAACATCGAATATCCGTTAAAGCTGCGCGGAATGGCCAAGGCCGCGCGCAAAGCCCGCGTTCAAGAAACCGCTGCAACGGTCGAACTGGATGCGCTGCTGGAGCGCCGCCCCTCCGAATTGTCGGGCGGTCAGCGCCAGCGCGTGGCCCTGGCCCGCGCCATCGTGCGCACGCCAAGCATCTTTTTGATGGACGAACCCCTGTCGAACCTGGATGCAAAGCTGCGTGTCACCATGCGCGCAGAGCTGAAACACCTGCACCACGAACTGGGCGTCACCACCGTTTACGTGACCCACGACCAGATGGAGGCAATGACCCTCGCCAGCCGTGTTGCCGTGATGCGTGAAGGGCGCATTGTGCAGCTTGATACGCCAAAGAAAATCTATGCCGAACCTGCCGATCTGTTTGTCGCGGGCTTCATCGGATCACCTTCGATGAATTTGATTGATGGGACTGTTAAGGGTGGGACATTTCGCGCCGACGGGGTCGAAATTGCGGTGGATCTTGGTGACCGTGACGGGGTGGTTCTGGGCATTCGCCCAGAGGAACTCGATATTACACAGGATGAAAACGCAGCAATCAGCGGCAAGCTTTATGCTCTCGAATTGACGGGCGAATCCACGTTGGTGACGTTGCGCAACGGGCCATCGTCGGTCTGCGCGCGCGGCCATGCAGATTTTGAGGCTGACATCAATTCACCCTGCCATTTAACGCCAAAAGACGGCGCGCGCATTCATCTGTTTGATCGCGCAACGGGCGAACGACTCGGATAAACAAAGGACACGACATGACGACGCAGATCACCCAAAACATTGCCGATGCGCGCCACATAAAACGGGACGACTACGTGTCGTGCACGGTGGCCTTTATCGACTGCAAAAAGCCCGGTTCAGACACCAAGGAAAACTATTCGATCATCGGGCCCGGTGTCACATCATCGGATGATCAGGTTATCAACCTACCCGAGGCCCATGGCTTCAATATTGGTGCCGCAGCCATGCCCAACGGCATCACCAACAACCTGCACATCCACTTCACCGCCGAAGTTTTCATCGTGCAGGCCGGAGAATGGACATTCCGCTGGGGTTCGAACGGCGAAAACGAGGTTGTGGGCAAGAAAGGCGATATCGTTTCTGTGCCAACCTGGATCTTCCGCGGCTTCACAAACACTGGCCCCGATGACGGCTGGCTGTTCACCGCCTTGGGCGGCGACAACACCGGCGGCGTCATTTTCCACCCGGAAATCATCCGTGAGGCAGCCGATTACGGGTTGTATATCTCGTCTGAAAACACCCTTATTGATACGTCACGCGGTGATCCCGTGCCTGCTGCCGAGGACTGCATTGCGCCAATGGCAGACGAAGATGTCGCCGCCCTTCGTGATGTGTCGCGCGCCGAGATGATGTCGCGGATCGTGACGCAGGCCAACCGGGATTTCCGCCCCGGCTTCATCGACAGTGCCTTGCCCGGACGCGGCGCCGAGTTGGCCCCGGTCATTGGCTACGGCATCACCCAAAACCGCGAACATGCCGCACCAATCATCAACCCGCACGGGTTCTCGGCTGAATGGCAGCGCCTGCCGGTTGGTGGCTCTGTTGGGCCGTTCTCGATTGATCAGAAAATGGTGCTTATCGGGCACGAAGGCCGGATGCGCATTGATTTTGTCGGTGGGGATGCCAGCGTTGTTCTGGACGCATGGGAAACCTATTCCGTGCCCGCGAACCAGTGGATCAAGATGACCGCCCTAAGCGACAAACCGGTTGAAACCCTGCTGATTGTATCCGGTGATCAACGCAAGCGCCCCGAATTTACCCCAGAGGTTTTGACCGAAGCCCAGAAAGCCGGTGCGGGGCTTGACGCCAGTGGCTTTGTCGCCAAAGCGAGCCTTTTGCCAAGTTACGGGAGGGCGGGCTAATGCGCGCCAACTCTGTCCGAACCCGCCTCGCGGCGTCACAGATCGTCGTGAACGGCTGGCTCTCGATTGGCTCGCCCTATTCTGCCGAGGGCGTCGGCCACAGCGGCGTCCACGCTGTCACGGTCGATCTGCAACATGGCATGCTGGGCTTTTCGGACGCATTGGCGATGATGCAGGCGATCTCGGCCACGCCCGCCACGCCTATGGTTCGCGTGCCAGAGCTTAGTCCAGCGAAGATCATGCAGCTCTTGGATGCAGGGGCTTATGGCATCATCTGCCCGATGATCTCTACGCCGGAACAAACCAAAACGCTGGTGGATGCCTGCCGCTACCCGCCCCTTGGCAACCGCAGCTTTGGCCCCTCCCGCGGGCTGCTTTATGGCGGGCCGGACTATGTCGCGCAGGCGAATGAGACTGTGATGGCCATCCCGATGATCGAAACCGCCGAAGCGGTCGAGCGCATCGAAGAGATCCTCGATGTCGTCGGCGTCGATATGATCTATATCGGCCCCAACGATCTGGCGTTTGAACTGGATGGTCACTCTGGCCATCCCCGCCCGAAATCCGAGGTCGCTTTGCTTCATGTATTGGCCGCAGCCACCAAACGCGGCATTCCAGCAGGCATTTTCTGCGGGTCCGGCGAAGAGGCGCGCACCCGCATCGAACAGGGCTTCCGCCTTGTGACTCCTGGCAACGACTTTGCCCATCTGACCCGCAGTATGCGCGAGGCCGTGCGTGTCACCCTTGGAGACACGAGCCCCGAAACCACCGCTCAAAATGGCTATTGAGGGATTGTCAAACAAGCCTTGGCTGCTCTTGCACGGCACGTTGTGCACGGGGGCGGTGTTTGAAGGGTTTCTTGATGCCCTTGACGTTGCAAACAGCGCGCGGACCTATGTGACTCTGGACCGTCCTTCGATCGAAGACTACCGCATGGATTTCGAAGGCCTTGCAAACGACACGATCGTCTGCGGCTTTTCCCTTGGTGCTATCGTGGCGGCCCATTTCGCAGACAGCATAATCGCTGATCGCCTAATCCTTTTCGGCCTCAATCCTTACGCTGATGACCCCGCCAAGGCCCCGTCGCGTCACGCTCTGGCGCAGGATGTCCAAACACATGGAGGGGCTGAGGCCCTTAGGACCCGCCTTTCGGGCGTCTTCGGCCCCGACCCTGATACAACACGGGCCGCAATCATCCGGATGGCCGAAGTGACGGCACCTCTCATTGGCGCGCAAACCCAGCTGGCCTTAAGCCGACCGGGTGCGCTGCTTGCGTTGAAACGGGCGGTAATGCCCGTTCTGGCCGCAACGGGTACCCACGATCAGGCCGCTCCGACCCCGCAAGGTCAGGCTGCCGCACAAAGTGCGCCCAACGGGCAATTTCGCACGCTGGATGGCTTGGGGCATTTTGCCCTGCTGGAAGACCCAAATACCTGCGCCACAGTGGTGCGAAATTGGCAGGAAGCACTTAATGAACACCTCTGACATCTCCGGGCTCATCAATCGTTTGCACACCTACGATACACCCACCGTCTGCAACGCGTTCGAAATAGCCCAAGGCCGGCGCGGGTTCACGGGATTTACCCACGGCGCGGTCTGTGTGCCGAATGATGTGATCCCGAAGCTGAACGCTGCGCTCGACCGGCTGTTCGCTGCCGAAGCCGTTGCTCTAGACCCGTTGAAAGATGGGCATATTGATTTTGAAACCTTTCAGTCCCCCTGGGCCGACTTCGAAAAGGCACGCACATGAGCGGAACTATTCTAGGCTGCATCGCCGACGATTTCACCGGCGCAACAGACATCGCAGGCCTTTTGGCGCGCAGCGGTGTGCGGGTATCCCTACGTATTGGTGTGCCTGACACCCCTCCCAACGACACCAGCGCATTTGAGGTCATCGCCCTTAAATCCCGCACCGCACCCGTGCAGGAGGCGATTGATGAAACCCGCGCGGCGCTGGCATGGCTGCGCGATGCGGGGGCTCGTCGTTTCTTCTGGAAGTATTGCTCTACCTTTGACAGTACCGCCGAGGGCAATATCGGCCCCGTGGCCGAGGCGCTCATGGACGATCTTGGCACAGATCAAACCATCTATTGCCCAGCCTTTCCCGAAAACGGCCGTTCCATCTTTATGGGCAACCTCTTCGTCGGCCATCAGTTGCTTGCCGAAAGCCCGATGAAGGACCACCCGCTGACCCCCATGCGCGATAGCAATTTGATGCGCCTTCTGGCCCCGCAAGTGCAGGGTCAGGTCGACCTGATTGACCGCCTTACAGTGGCCCAAGGGGCGCAGGCCTTGCAGGACGCCCTTGCGCAGATCCGCGCCGAGGGGACCGCCCATGTTGTTGTTGATGCTGTCGCCAACAGTGACCTTGTGACCATTGCGACCGCCTGCCGTGACATGCCGCTGATGACCGGTGGCTCCGCCGTCGCGATGCCGCTGCCCGCCCTCTATCTGGCCGACGGGTTGCTTTCGGAAGATGCGCCCAAACAGCCGCATCACACCCTTCCTGACGCAACAATCGTCTTGTCCGGCAGCTGCTCGGCCATGACCAACGCGCAGGTCGCAGCCTATATCGCGACGGGTGCGCCCTCTTATCAACTCGACCCGCTGACACTCGTGGAAAGCGGAAAACAAGAGGTTCTCGATTGGTTGGATGGGCAGGACATGACACAAGCACCGCTTGTCTATGCCACCGCTGATCCGGCCAGCGTCAAGGCCGCGCAGGTCAGGATCGGAGTAGCCGAAGTGGGCGCCCTGATCGAAAACACCCTCGCCGACTGCGCCACCGCTGCCCGTGATGCGGGCGCACGCCGCATCATCGTAGCGGGTGGCGAAACGTCAGGTGCCGTGACCAAGGCACTGGGGGTCGCACAGCTCGACATAGGCTCCGAAATCGCTCCCGGTGTGCCGTGGACCTATTGCATCTCAGACGGCACGCAGATTGCGCTGGCCCTCAAATCCGGCAACTTTGGTCGTGAAGACTTCTTTACAGACGCCTTAAGCAAACTGGACAACGCATGACAGCGGAAACCCAACTGCGCGAACAGATCTGCCTATTGGCGAAATCCATGTTTGACCGTGGCCTGACTGGTGGCAGCACTGGAAACATATCCGCGCGCACGGCTGACGGGGGCCTGCTGGTCTCGCCCACGGGCACCAGTTTTGGCCGCCTTGACCCCGCAAAGCTCAGTCGGTTTGACCCGCAAGGCGGGTTGATCGACGGAGACCCGCCGACCAAGGAAATGCCACTGCATTGCGCTTTCTACGACACCCGCTCCACGGCGGGGGCGGTTGTGCATCTACACTCATGTCATTCAGTTGCGCTGTCCATGATGCCTGATGCGAATGAGGATGATTTTCTGCCCCACCTTACCCCCTATGCAATCATGAAACTGGGGCGCGTTAAACTCCTGCCGTTCTTTCTGCCCGGTGATCCGGCGATGGGGGATGCGGTGCGTGGCCTCGCCGGGAAACGTTCCGCGGTGATGTTGGCCAATCACGGCCCAGTGGTGGCAGGCAAGGATATCGAAGCCGCCTGCAACGCGATTGAAGAACTTGAAGACACCGCGCGCTTGGCGATGATGACGCACGGCATGTCACCGCGCGGACTCACACACACAGATGTGGAGCGGTTGGTAACGACATTTGCTGTGGAGTGGGAGGCATGAGGTTTTCCGCCAACTTAGGCTTCCTGTGGGCAGAGTTGTCTCTTCCCGATGCCATCCGAGCGGCGAAAACTGCAGGCTTTGATGCGGTCGAATGTCATTGGCCCTTTGCGACACCTGCGGCGGAAGTGCGCGCTGCCCTAGATGAAACCTGTCTGCAAATGCTAGGGTTGAATACAGCACGCGGCGACGTGTCGGCTGGTGAAAACGGCCTTGCCGCACTGCCTGATAGAATCGACGACGCCCACGCCGCAATTGATGAAGCAATCTCTTATGCAAGTGCCATCGGGTGCAAGAGCGTGCACGTCATGGCCGGCTTTTCAAGCGCTCTGGATGCCCGCGAAACTTTTGTCGCCAATCTAGGATACGCCTGCACACAAGCCGCACCACACGGGATCACAATTCTGATCGAACCACTGAACCGTTATGATGCGCCGGGGTATTTCCTGAAAACGACCGCGCAGGCAGTCGATGTGATCTATAGCGTGCATGCGCCCAACCTCAAGCTCATGTTCGACTGCTACCATGTGCAACTGATGGAAGGCGATCTGACCCGCAAACTGACGAACTTGATGACACACATCGGACATATCCAATTTGCATCAGTGCCGGATCGCGGACCGCCCAACACAGGAGAGGTGAACTATGACCACATCTTCGGTGTGATCGGTTCACTTGGTTACAACAAGCCTTTGGGTGCAGAATATAAGCCAAAGGTGCCGACTGATGAGACTTTGTCTTGGCTGCACAGACGTTGATCTGGC from Cognatishimia sp. WU-CL00825 includes:
- a CDS encoding sugar ABC transporter substrate-binding protein, which produces MKLFTSAIAIAASLYGAQAFAWEATEGRPFEGQTVNVLAVKSSQFEAHEARLAEFEEATGIDVVYDYVPFPNMKEALTTEMVAGGDYDVVSVMDQWVHSLQMLMQPIGPGIEAQGTDLNDFPAAHLRHGMLNGELIGLPVRGHVQLMFYRTDILEEAGVTPPQTWEEMVTAAKAIQENTDAAGVALPYGKLNGQNLMVWMNLLWGNGGDLFDADGKANFNSDAGVAATETYISYLTEEEIVPAGSAVFVEQDAVTSFKQGNSAMLPVWWWVRSQLSDPEQSTLTADQIGFTALPAVAGADRTSFTNTWIFGVTAESDNKDAATEFLGWLTDPALERDVLMDPDLSEVVAVHMSNLTDAEVNERWGGMHQAAADALATADGVEFGDNWPRIVLILETAISSLASGEATDVQAVLNTAAEDIAAIR
- a CDS encoding aldolase/citrate lyase family protein; translation: MRANSVRTRLAASQIVVNGWLSIGSPYSAEGVGHSGVHAVTVDLQHGMLGFSDALAMMQAISATPATPMVRVPELSPAKIMQLLDAGAYGIICPMISTPEQTKTLVDACRYPPLGNRSFGPSRGLLYGGPDYVAQANETVMAIPMIETAEAVERIEEILDVVGVDMIYIGPNDLAFELDGHSGHPRPKSEVALLHVLAAATKRGIPAGIFCGSGEEARTRIEQGFRLVTPGNDFAHLTRSMREAVRVTLGDTSPETTAQNGY
- the otnK gene encoding 3-oxo-tetronate kinase, whose translation is MSGTILGCIADDFTGATDIAGLLARSGVRVSLRIGVPDTPPNDTSAFEVIALKSRTAPVQEAIDETRAALAWLRDAGARRFFWKYCSTFDSTAEGNIGPVAEALMDDLGTDQTIYCPAFPENGRSIFMGNLFVGHQLLAESPMKDHPLTPMRDSNLMRLLAPQVQGQVDLIDRLTVAQGAQALQDALAQIRAEGTAHVVVDAVANSDLVTIATACRDMPLMTGGSAVAMPLPALYLADGLLSEDAPKQPHHTLPDATIVLSGSCSAMTNAQVAAYIATGAPSYQLDPLTLVESGKQEVLDWLDGQDMTQAPLVYATADPASVKAAQVRIGVAEVGALIENTLADCATAARDAGARRIIVAGGETSGAVTKALGVAQLDIGSEIAPGVPWTYCISDGTQIALALKSGNFGREDFFTDALSKLDNA
- a CDS encoding TIM barrel protein translates to MRFSANLGFLWAELSLPDAIRAAKTAGFDAVECHWPFATPAAEVRAALDETCLQMLGLNTARGDVSAGENGLAALPDRIDDAHAAIDEAISYASAIGCKSVHVMAGFSSALDARETFVANLGYACTQAAPHGITILIEPLNRYDAPGYFLKTTAQAVDVIYSVHAPNLKLMFDCYHVQLMEGDLTRKLTNLMTHIGHIQFASVPDRGPPNTGEVNYDHIFGVIGSLGYNKPLGAEYKPKVPTDETLSWLHRR
- a CDS encoding ABC transporter ATP-binding protein, which produces MAEVRLVDIEKKYGAFLAVPKQSLTIHDGEFLVLLGPSGCGKTTTMRMIAGLEDITSGDIMIKGERINDKPPKDRDIAMVFQNYGLYPHMTVKQNIEYPLKLRGMAKAARKARVQETAATVELDALLERRPSELSGGQRQRVALARAIVRTPSIFLMDEPLSNLDAKLRVTMRAELKHLHHELGVTTVYVTHDQMEAMTLASRVAVMREGRIVQLDTPKKIYAEPADLFVAGFIGSPSMNLIDGTVKGGTFRADGVEIAVDLGDRDGVVLGIRPEELDITQDENAAISGKLYALELTGESTLVTLRNGPSSVCARGHADFEADINSPCHLTPKDGARIHLFDRATGERLG
- a CDS encoding aldolase codes for the protein MTAETQLREQICLLAKSMFDRGLTGGSTGNISARTADGGLLVSPTGTSFGRLDPAKLSRFDPQGGLIDGDPPTKEMPLHCAFYDTRSTAGAVVHLHSCHSVALSMMPDANEDDFLPHLTPYAIMKLGRVKLLPFFLPGDPAMGDAVRGLAGKRSAVMLANHGPVVAGKDIEAACNAIEELEDTARLAMMTHGMSPRGLTHTDVERLVTTFAVEWEA
- a CDS encoding carbohydrate ABC transporter permease → MKRTLAYVGERALLVLISIVVLFPIAWMFLTAFKQPRDAYSLSLVFEPTLQNFVTVFSAPWNLGSMVMNSVIVATVTVAIAVPCAALAAYSFSRFRVKGRKFLFFLILSTQFIPAVVIVLPFFLMFRQLNMLDTRLALIIVNLAIVTPFVIWMIKGFIDAIPTDSEEAAMIDGASRLRVIKDIVLPMAAPGIMTSSIFCFILTWNEFLFALILSRRDAVTLPVGLVSFRTERGDLWELMSAAGVMITVPIFIMALFIQKHFTRGMTAGAVK
- a CDS encoding sugar ABC transporter permease is translated as MKDRLLPYWLLIPAFIIVLATTIYPLAYSFITSFRAWDLTKSRRPEGFVGLDNYIYATSESQFLNSLWVTFIFVITSVILTVILAMALALLLRRKGPMHTFTRIILILPFAMSPALIGVSYRFMFNPEFGVIANGLGAVFPALQGVPWLADPQLAMGVLVLTDVWHWTPYMTFMCLGGLASIPRETEEAARIDGASNLRIIFGIILPQMRGVILVMAVLKTIFALKMFDQVVTLTGGGPGTSTETLAYFIFNVGFRWFDMGYASALAWILTAIMMFISIWYVRMLLSERKMATA
- a CDS encoding alpha/beta hydrolase; the encoded protein is MAIEGLSNKPWLLLHGTLCTGAVFEGFLDALDVANSARTYVTLDRPSIEDYRMDFEGLANDTIVCGFSLGAIVAAHFADSIIADRLILFGLNPYADDPAKAPSRHALAQDVQTHGGAEALRTRLSGVFGPDPDTTRAAIIRMAEVTAPLIGAQTQLALSRPGALLALKRAVMPVLAATGTHDQAAPTPQGQAAAQSAPNGQFRTLDGLGHFALLEDPNTCATVVRNWQEALNEHL